One genomic segment of Micromonospora sp. WMMC415 includes these proteins:
- a CDS encoding nicotinate phosphoribosyltransferase yields the protein MTTLRPALLTDHYELTMVSAALRDGTADRHCVFEVFNRRLPMGRRYGVVAGTGRLVEMIRDFRFDADEVDFLRRTGVVDEAAARWLTNYRFTGDVDGYAEGELSFPGSPILTVSGTFAECVVLETLVLSVLNHDCAVAAAAARMVTAARGRTLIEMGSRRAHEEAAVAAARAAYLAGFRFTSNLAAGQRYGIPTAGTAAHAFTLLHDDERAAFASQVATLGKDTTLLVDTYDISQGIRNAIAVAGPDLRAVRIDSGDLAVMAQQSRELLDSLGATETKIIVSGDLDEYAIAALAAEPVDMYGAGTAVVTGSGAPTAGLVYKLVEVDGRPVVKRSEQKATIGGRKVAVRRHKPTGTATEEVIVPQGVPDRRPHDRLLQRSYVVGGEPVDQPTLDESREHLRQCLISIPWEGLKLSAGDPAIPVTVVPAD from the coding sequence GTGACCACCCTTCGCCCCGCGCTGCTGACCGACCACTACGAGCTGACGATGGTCAGCGCCGCCCTGCGCGACGGCACCGCCGACCGCCACTGCGTGTTCGAGGTGTTCAACCGCCGGTTGCCGATGGGCCGCCGCTACGGCGTGGTCGCCGGGACGGGCCGGCTGGTCGAGATGATCCGCGACTTCCGCTTCGACGCCGACGAGGTCGACTTCCTGCGGCGCACCGGCGTCGTGGACGAGGCCGCGGCGCGGTGGCTCACCAACTACCGCTTCACCGGCGACGTCGACGGGTACGCCGAGGGTGAGCTGTCCTTCCCCGGCTCGCCGATCCTCACCGTCTCGGGCACCTTCGCCGAGTGCGTGGTGCTGGAGACGCTGGTCCTGTCGGTGCTCAACCACGACTGCGCCGTCGCCGCAGCGGCCGCGCGGATGGTCACCGCGGCCCGCGGGCGCACCCTCATCGAGATGGGCTCCCGCCGGGCGCACGAGGAGGCGGCCGTCGCGGCGGCGCGGGCGGCGTACCTGGCCGGGTTCCGGTTCACCTCCAACCTGGCGGCCGGGCAGCGCTACGGGATCCCCACCGCGGGCACCGCCGCGCACGCGTTCACCCTGCTGCACGACGACGAGCGGGCGGCGTTCGCCTCGCAGGTGGCCACGCTGGGCAAGGACACCACGCTGTTGGTCGACACGTACGACATCAGCCAGGGCATCCGCAACGCCATCGCGGTGGCCGGGCCGGACCTGCGCGCCGTCCGGATCGACTCCGGCGACCTGGCCGTGATGGCGCAGCAGTCCCGCGAGCTGCTCGACTCGCTCGGCGCCACCGAGACGAAGATCATCGTGTCCGGCGACCTCGACGAGTACGCCATCGCCGCGCTCGCCGCGGAACCGGTGGACATGTACGGGGCCGGCACCGCCGTGGTCACCGGCTCCGGCGCCCCCACGGCCGGCCTCGTCTACAAGCTCGTCGAGGTCGACGGCCGCCCGGTGGTCAAGCGTTCCGAGCAGAAGGCCACCATCGGGGGACGCAAGGTGGCGGTGCGCCGGCACAAGCCGACGGGCACCGCCACCGAGGAGGTGATCGTGCCGCAGGGCGTGCCGGACCGACGGCCGCACGACCGGCTGCTCCAGCGGTCGTACGTGGTGGGCGGGGAGCCGGTCGACCAGCCGACGCTGGACGAGTCCCGGGAACACCTGCGGCAGTGCCTGATCTCGATTCCCTGGGAGGGGTTGAAGCTTTCGGCGGGTGACCCGGCCATCCCGGTCACCGTCGTTCCGGCGGACTGA
- a CDS encoding isochorismatase family protein: MGKALIIVDVQNDFCEGGSLAVGGGAAVAAGVSRLLAADPGRWDHVVATKDYHVDPGPHFGDPPDFVDSWPRHCVVGTPGSEFHPDLATDRIAAIFHKGEHAAAYSGFEGHTDGGECLADWLRRHDVDQVEIVGIATDHCVRATALDAFEEGFDTTVLLDLTAGVAPDTTDVALRAFEGAGITTRGKPVIRAA, encoded by the coding sequence ATGGGCAAGGCGTTGATCATCGTGGACGTGCAGAACGACTTCTGCGAGGGCGGCTCGCTGGCCGTCGGTGGCGGCGCCGCCGTCGCGGCCGGCGTCAGCCGGCTGCTCGCCGCCGATCCGGGCCGCTGGGACCACGTGGTCGCCACGAAGGACTACCACGTCGACCCGGGCCCCCACTTCGGCGATCCGCCGGACTTCGTCGACTCGTGGCCCCGGCACTGCGTGGTGGGCACCCCCGGCTCGGAGTTCCACCCCGACCTGGCCACCGACCGGATAGCGGCGATCTTCCACAAGGGCGAGCACGCGGCCGCGTACTCGGGCTTCGAGGGGCACACCGACGGCGGCGAGTGCCTCGCCGACTGGCTGCGACGGCACGACGTCGACCAGGTGGAGATCGTCGGCATCGCCACCGACCACTGCGTCCGCGCCACCGCCCTGGACGCCTTCGAGGAGGGGTTCGACACCACCGTGCTGCTGGACCTGACCGCCGGTGTCGCCCCGGACACGACCGACGTGGCGCTCCGCGCGTTCGAGGGCGCGGGGATCACCACCCGGGGAAAGCCTGTGATCAGGGCCGCATGA
- a CDS encoding MFS transporter, with amino-acid sequence MSAEVRTVVNIKAYREALALPGLRSLLLVAVLARVPLTATGVTLTFFVVEDLGRGYGAAGLVGAAITVGAAIGGPLLGRLVDRRGLRPVLVLTGVAEAVFWSTAPMLSYALLLPAAFLAGSLALPIFSVIRQSIAAMVPPARRRPAYALDSMSVELSFMVGPALATVAVTAISARTTLYLVGAGIVAAGAGLWLLNPPVRGAGEPVGPQRKVARREWLTPRMLAVLAASTAATLVLGGTDVAVIAVLRDGGEVGYTGVVLAMWAAASLVGGFAYGAVTRSWSPLVLMAALSVATIPVGLGGSHWWLLCLALVPAGLLCAPTIAATSDEVSRLAPAEARGEAMGLHGSAITIGIAVGAPLAGAVIDASAPAWGFAVTGAIGALVALAVLPVELRRRRAVPAVELAPEPEPEPELAPAA; translated from the coding sequence ATGTCCGCGGAGGTACGGACCGTCGTGAACATCAAGGCTTACCGGGAGGCACTCGCCCTGCCCGGTCTCCGGTCGCTGCTGCTGGTGGCGGTCCTCGCCCGGGTCCCGCTCACCGCGACCGGGGTGACACTCACCTTCTTCGTCGTCGAGGACCTCGGCCGGGGGTACGGCGCCGCCGGGCTGGTCGGTGCCGCGATCACCGTCGGCGCGGCCATCGGCGGCCCGCTGCTCGGCCGTCTGGTGGACCGGCGGGGCCTGCGCCCGGTGCTCGTGCTGACCGGCGTCGCCGAGGCGGTCTTCTGGTCCACGGCGCCGATGCTGTCGTACGCGCTGCTCCTGCCGGCCGCCTTCCTCGCCGGCTCACTGGCGCTGCCGATCTTCTCGGTGATCCGGCAGTCCATCGCGGCCATGGTCCCGCCGGCCCGGCGCCGCCCCGCGTACGCGCTCGACTCGATGTCCGTGGAGCTGTCGTTCATGGTCGGCCCCGCGCTCGCCACGGTCGCCGTCACCGCCATCTCCGCCCGGACGACCCTCTACCTGGTCGGCGCCGGCATCGTCGCCGCCGGCGCCGGGCTCTGGCTGCTCAACCCTCCGGTACGCGGCGCCGGTGAGCCGGTCGGGCCGCAGCGGAAGGTGGCCCGGCGCGAATGGCTCACCCCGCGGATGCTCGCCGTGCTCGCCGCGAGCACCGCCGCCACCCTCGTGCTGGGCGGCACCGACGTGGCCGTGATCGCGGTGCTGCGGGACGGCGGCGAGGTCGGCTACACCGGGGTGGTGCTCGCCATGTGGGCGGCCGCCTCGCTGGTCGGCGGCTTCGCGTACGGGGCGGTCACCCGCTCCTGGTCCCCGCTCGTGCTGATGGCGGCGCTCAGCGTCGCCACGATCCCGGTGGGGCTGGGCGGCTCCCACTGGTGGCTGCTCTGCCTGGCGCTGGTCCCGGCCGGCCTGCTCTGCGCGCCGACCATCGCCGCCACCTCCGACGAGGTCAGCCGGCTGGCACCCGCCGAGGCCCGCGGCGAGGCGATGGGCCTGCACGGTTCGGCCATCACGATCGGCATCGCGGTCGGTGCCCCGCTGGCCGGGGCGGTCATCGACGCGTCCGCGCCCGCCTGGGGCTTCGCGGTCACCGGCGCGATCGGCGCGCTGGTCGCCCTGGCCGTGCTCCCGGTCGAGCTGCGCCGCCGCCGGGCCGTGCCGGCTGTGGAGCTGGCCCCCGAGCCCGAGCCCGAGCCCGAACTCGCACCCGCCGCCTAG
- the ctaD gene encoding cytochrome c oxidase subunit I: MTTVAPKPVVTRPWPVRAPVKGSAIARLLRTTDAKQIGIMYMVTAFAFFMIGGLMALIMRAELARPGLQFLSPEQYNQLFTMHGTIMLLFFATPIVFAFANYIVPIQIGAPDVSFPRLNSFAYWLYLFGGSLATLGFITPGGAADFGWFAYTPLSSVEHSPGVGANMWIVGLAISGLGTILGAVNMITTILTLRAPGMTMFRMPIFTWNILVTSLLAILVFPLLAAALFALAADRLMGAHVYDPATGGPMLWQHLFWFFGHPEVYIVALPFFGIVSEVIPVFSRKPIFGYKGLVAATIAIAALSMSVWAHHMFATGQVLLPFFSFLSFLIAVPTGMKFFNWIGTMWRGQISFESPMLFSIGFLVTFLFGGLTGVLLASPPLDFHVSDSYFVVAHFHYVLFGTIVFAVFAGIYFWFPKMFGRMLDERLAKIHFWLTMIGFHTTFLVQHWLGNEGMPRRYADYLPTDGFTTLNMISTIGAFITGISTLPFIYNCWKSYKAGPVVEVEDPWGHGNSLEWATSSPPPLRNFDRMPRIRSERPAFDYKFPELAAGGQSLAGPPEGGAKPLTSESDGGASYQEDVASDIDRR; encoded by the coding sequence GTGACCACCGTCGCACCCAAGCCGGTCGTGACCCGGCCCTGGCCGGTCCGAGCGCCGGTCAAGGGGTCGGCCATCGCGCGGCTGCTGCGGACCACGGACGCGAAGCAGATCGGGATCATGTACATGGTCACCGCGTTCGCGTTCTTCATGATCGGCGGCCTGATGGCCCTGATCATGCGGGCCGAGCTGGCCCGGCCCGGGCTGCAGTTCCTGTCGCCCGAGCAGTACAACCAGCTCTTCACCATGCACGGCACGATCATGCTGCTGTTCTTCGCGACGCCGATCGTGTTCGCCTTCGCGAACTACATCGTGCCGATCCAGATCGGCGCGCCGGACGTGTCCTTCCCCCGGCTGAACAGCTTCGCCTACTGGCTCTACCTGTTCGGTGGGTCGCTGGCCACGCTGGGCTTCATCACGCCGGGCGGCGCCGCCGACTTCGGCTGGTTCGCGTACACCCCGCTGAGCAGCGTCGAGCACTCGCCGGGCGTCGGCGCCAACATGTGGATCGTCGGCCTGGCCATCTCCGGTCTGGGCACCATCCTCGGCGCGGTCAACATGATCACCACGATCCTGACCCTGCGCGCGCCCGGCATGACGATGTTCCGGATGCCGATCTTCACCTGGAACATCCTGGTCACCAGCCTGCTGGCGATCCTGGTCTTCCCGCTGCTGGCCGCCGCGCTGTTCGCGCTCGCCGCCGACCGCCTGATGGGCGCCCACGTGTACGACCCCGCGACCGGCGGGCCGATGCTGTGGCAGCACCTGTTCTGGTTCTTCGGCCACCCCGAGGTGTACATCGTCGCGCTGCCGTTCTTCGGCATCGTCTCCGAGGTCATCCCGGTCTTCTCCCGCAAGCCGATCTTCGGCTACAAGGGTCTGGTCGCCGCGACCATCGCCATCGCCGCCCTGTCGATGAGCGTCTGGGCGCACCACATGTTCGCCACCGGCCAGGTGCTGCTGCCGTTCTTCAGCTTCCTGAGCTTCCTGATCGCCGTCCCCACCGGCATGAAGTTCTTCAACTGGATCGGCACCATGTGGCGGGGCCAGATCAGCTTCGAGTCGCCGATGCTGTTCTCGATCGGCTTCCTCGTCACGTTCCTCTTCGGCGGTCTCACCGGCGTGCTGCTGGCCAGCCCCCCGCTGGACTTCCACGTGTCCGACTCGTACTTCGTGGTGGCCCACTTCCACTACGTGCTCTTCGGCACGATCGTGTTCGCGGTGTTCGCCGGCATCTACTTCTGGTTCCCGAAGATGTTCGGCCGGATGCTCGACGAGCGCCTCGCCAAGATTCACTTCTGGCTGACCATGATCGGCTTCCACACCACGTTCCTGGTGCAGCACTGGCTGGGCAACGAGGGCATGCCCCGGCGGTACGCGGACTACCTGCCGACCGACGGCTTCACCACGCTGAACATGATCTCCACGATCGGCGCGTTCATCACCGGTATCTCGACGCTGCCGTTCATCTATAACTGCTGGAAGTCGTACAAGGCCGGCCCGGTGGTCGAGGTCGAGGACCCGTGGGGCCACGGCAACTCGCTGGAGTGGGCGACCAGCTCGCCGCCTCCGCTGCGGAACTTCGACCGGATGCCGCGGATCCGCTCCGAGCGGCCGGCGTTCGACTACAAGTTCCCCGAGCTGGCCGCCGGTGGCCAGTCGCTGGCCGGCCCGCCGGAGGGCGGCGCCAAGCCGCTGACCAGCGAGTCCGACGGTGGTGCCAGCTACCAGGAGGACGTCGCGAGCGACATCGACCGCCGCTGA
- a CDS encoding FAD-dependent monooxygenase yields the protein MGGSPLRILVVGAGIAGLAVARALRMAGFRPDVTEKLPAGELPETGLYLPGNAARALRRLDLDGPVRPLGQVIHRQYFLDAAGAPLCEVDLDALWTGVGECRALLRAELHRVLLTGAGGAVRHGAEVRSIDLLPRGVGVTFVDGTATEYDLVIGADGPRSSIRTLASLGGPPRPTGQVVYRSVVRDAPPVREWTALLGQRAGFLIVPIGAGRLHCYADETGTQPPVDPVARLRELFGDYGGPVPEVLDCLDHVHVGATDEVELGRWHRGRVLLVGDAAHATAPTLSQGAAMALEDAVVLAESLTAAGSVEAALTAYESRRRPRTRWVRDRTRDRNRTRDVPPALRDPLLRGRGGRIFGEHYRLLLGPL from the coding sequence ATGGGTGGCTCCCCCCTGCGCATCCTCGTCGTCGGCGCGGGCATCGCCGGCCTCGCCGTGGCCCGGGCGCTGCGGATGGCGGGCTTCCGGCCCGACGTCACCGAGAAGCTCCCCGCCGGCGAGCTCCCGGAGACCGGCCTCTACCTGCCCGGCAACGCCGCGCGGGCGCTGCGCCGGCTCGACCTCGACGGGCCGGTCCGCCCCCTCGGCCAGGTGATCCACCGGCAGTACTTCCTCGACGCCGCGGGCGCGCCGCTCTGCGAGGTCGACCTCGACGCGCTGTGGACCGGCGTCGGAGAGTGCCGGGCGCTGCTCCGGGCCGAACTGCACCGGGTGCTGCTCACCGGCGCCGGGGGTGCCGTGCGGCACGGCGCCGAGGTCCGCAGCATCGACCTGCTGCCGCGCGGCGTCGGCGTCACGTTCGTCGACGGCACCGCCACCGAGTACGACCTGGTGATCGGCGCGGACGGGCCACGCTCCTCGATCCGTACGCTCGCCTCCCTCGGTGGCCCGCCACGCCCCACCGGGCAGGTGGTCTACCGCAGCGTGGTGCGGGACGCGCCGCCCGTCCGCGAGTGGACCGCGCTGCTCGGGCAGCGGGCCGGGTTCCTGATCGTCCCCATCGGGGCCGGACGGCTGCACTGCTACGCGGACGAGACGGGCACCCAGCCGCCGGTCGACCCGGTGGCCCGGCTGCGGGAACTCTTCGGCGACTACGGCGGCCCGGTGCCCGAGGTGCTGGACTGCCTGGACCACGTGCACGTCGGCGCCACGGACGAGGTCGAGCTGGGCCGCTGGCACCGGGGGCGGGTGCTGCTCGTCGGTGACGCCGCGCACGCCACCGCGCCGACCCTCTCCCAGGGCGCGGCGATGGCCCTGGAAGACGCCGTCGTGCTCGCCGAGTCGCTCACGGCCGCCGGCAGCGTCGAGGCGGCCCTGACGGCGTACGAGAGTCGTCGTCGCCCGCGTACCCGATGGGTGCGGGACCGGACCCGGGACCGCAACCGGACCCGCGACGTGCCGCCGGCGCTGCGCGATCCGCTGCTGCGCGGGCGCGGCGGACGCATCTTCGGCGAGCACTACCGGCTGCTGTTGGGTCCGCTCTGA
- a CDS encoding cellulose binding domain-containing protein: MKRPLRAIAAAALLAAGSIVAVALGGTASADTQICEQYGSTTIQGRYVVQNNRWGTSAQQCINVTDTGFEITRQDGSNPTNGAPTAYPSIFIGCHYTNCSPGTNLPIQVSQISSANSSITYRYVSGATYNASYDIWLDPSPKRDGVNQMEIMIWLNRHGSIQPIGSPVGTASLAGRTWEVWRGSNGSNNVISYVAPSAITSLSFSVLDFINDVRNRGAITNSWYLTSIQAGFEPWQGGVGLAVTNFSASVNGGGNPTTPPPSTPPPTTPPPTTPPPGGSGCAVKYTPNSWGSGFTADVQITNTGSSAINGWTLAYTLPAGQTVTNSWNATVTQSGSSVTARNVSWNGSIAPGGTASFGYQGTLSGAYSSPTSFTLNGAACTRS; the protein is encoded by the coding sequence ATGAAACGTCCACTCCGCGCCATCGCGGCCGCGGCCCTGCTCGCCGCCGGGTCGATCGTCGCCGTGGCCCTCGGCGGCACCGCCTCCGCCGACACCCAGATCTGCGAGCAGTACGGCTCGACCACCATCCAGGGCCGGTACGTGGTGCAGAACAACCGCTGGGGCACCAGCGCCCAGCAGTGCATCAACGTCACCGACACCGGCTTCGAGATCACCAGGCAGGACGGCAGCAACCCCACCAACGGCGCGCCGACCGCGTACCCGTCGATCTTCATCGGCTGCCACTACACGAACTGCTCCCCCGGCACCAACCTGCCCATCCAGGTCAGCCAGATCAGCAGCGCCAACAGCAGCATCACGTACCGCTACGTCAGCGGAGCGACCTACAACGCCTCGTACGACATCTGGCTCGACCCCTCACCCAAGCGGGACGGGGTGAACCAGATGGAGATCATGATCTGGCTCAACCGGCATGGCTCGATCCAGCCCATCGGCTCGCCGGTCGGCACCGCCAGCCTCGCCGGGCGCACCTGGGAGGTCTGGCGCGGCAGCAACGGCTCCAACAACGTCATCTCGTACGTGGCCCCGTCGGCCATCACGAGCCTGAGCTTCAGCGTGCTGGACTTCATCAACGACGTCCGCAACCGGGGCGCGATCACCAACTCCTGGTACCTGACCAGCATCCAGGCCGGCTTCGAGCCGTGGCAGGGCGGTGTCGGGCTGGCCGTCACCAACTTCTCGGCCTCGGTCAACGGCGGCGGCAACCCGACCACCCCACCGCCGAGCACCCCACCGCCCACCACGCCCCCGCCGACCACGCCACCGCCGGGCGGCAGCGGGTGCGCGGTGAAGTACACGCCGAACTCGTGGGGCAGCGGCTTCACCGCCGACGTGCAGATCACCAACACTGGGTCGAGCGCGATCAACGGCTGGACGCTGGCGTACACGCTGCCCGCCGGGCAGACGGTGACCAACTCCTGGAACGCCACGGTGACCCAGAGCGGGTCGTCGGTGACCGCGCGGAACGTGAGCTGGAACGGCTCGATCGCGCCGGGCGGCACGGCCAGCTTCGGCTACCAGGGGACGCTGAGCGGGGCGTACTCCTCCCCGACCAGCTTCACCCTCAACGGAGCCGCCTGCACCCGCTCCTGA